Within the Clostridiales bacterium genome, the region CGCAACTATATTATCCTCAAATCTAGATATGGACTTAGCGGCGCATTGGCTTAATTCGTCATTGAAAAACTCGGGCAAAAAAGTTTTAAAAATAAAAACCGCTTTGTCTTGATAGCCCATAGCCGCAAGGCGTTTTAAATCCTCGTTGGAAAACCGCGGCAACTGGTCGGGAACATACAAGCCCCCGTCCGGACTTATGCCGTCTATGATGGCTTGATAAGACAAAACGGAATGGTTTTTGTCTCTTGTGCTGATGTAACGCATCGTTATCCTTCTTTTTTTAAAGACGGTTTTAACTAATTATACATAAAAAGAAGGATTATGTGAAATCAATAATTATATTTTTCCAAAAATCAATTATTTATATTTTTGCAAAAATTCGGGCAACGATTCGGCGCTTACCGTAACGACAAAATCGGCTCCGAATTTTTGGGATATGTCTTCTAACTCTTCAAAGACTTCTTGGGTATCTTCCACGGACATATTGGCCATATATGCTAGCCCGTCAATATAAACGACATTAATATCGTTATTGCAAGCAAGAAGCCCTTTGATAAAGCCGATAGTTTGGTCCTTGCCTTTTATTCCATACTCAAGCGCGTCCACAAACTTAATGGCTGCGTTGATTTGGATGGAATGTTTAGCGTGCGTGGTCAGATATACGGCGGCGCCATCGTTAGTTTTTTGGGCCTCGTTGGCGGCTTCTATCAACCTTTTGGTCTTGCCCGAGCCTTTGCCGCCGTAAATTAAAGATATCATTTTTAAAAAATCCTCCTCGTTAAAAATTATTTTTAATTTTTTTCATTATACTATATTGGCTATAAGCTTTTCAATAGGGTTTTTTGTTTTTTGGTCAATAGGGCAAAAATCTTGATAATATTTTATGCGGCTAAGACACGCTAAATTTGGCGGGTCCAATCAAAAAAAGCAATATTTTGATTATTGACCAAAATTACTAATAATTTTGCGGTTACATAAATTTTAGCCATAGCGATAAACTAATCATTATAACCGACAAAAACTATTAACAAAGGATACGATATGGGTAAAATAATATGTTCTAATTGCTGCAACGCGCTGGACGCGCAATATTTGATGTCTTGCCATTCTTGCGGTTCGGTATTGTGCGACAGATGCGCCGCCGAAAACGGGCTTTTTTGCATAGAATGTTATTCGGGCTTGAGATATTATAATTAAGGCTTTAAATTTTCATAATAAACCGCCTATGTGTGTTTTTTTGGGCGCAAATTCTTGGAGTTTTAAAATCCAAATAAATAATTTCAAACACTATAAAACTTTGTTGATACATTGACTTAATAAGGCAAAGGGTCTATAATGATAAAGGTTTATTATGAAAAATTTTTGAGCGCTTTTTTTGCGCGGTTTGGAGGTTATATTAGATGAAAAAAATGACTATTGACGGCAATGCCGCGGCGGCGCATGTGGCGTATGCGTTATCCGAGGTTGCTGCGATTTATCCAATTACTCCGTCCTCTAACATGGCAGAATATTGCGACGAATGGGCTTCGCAGGGACGAAAAAATATTTTTGGTCAAGTCTTAAAAATAGCCGAAATGCAGTCCGAGGCGGGCGCGGCGGGCGCTTTGCACGGAAGTTTGGCTTGCGGCGCATTGTCCACGACATTTACGGCTTCCCAAGGCTTGTTATTGATGATTCCCAATATGTATAAAATCGCGGGCGAGTTATTGCCTTGCGTTATCCATGTGTCCGCCCGCGCGATAGCGGCTCATGCGCTTTCCATATTTGGCGACCATTCCGATGTTATGGCGACCCGCCAGACAGGTTTTGCGATGATTGCTTCCAATTCGGTTCAAGAAGTTATGGATTTGGCGCTTGTGGCCCATCTTGCCTCCTTAAAGAGCAGAGTTCCTTTCTTGCATTTCTTTGACGGGTTTAGAACCTCGCACGAGATAAGCAAAATAGACGGAATAGAATACGACGAAATAAAATCTTTGGTTGATATGGAAGATATCAAAAGATTTAAGGATTTGGCGCTTAATCCCGAACGCCCTATCCAGCGTGGAACGTCGCAAA harbors:
- a CDS encoding threonine synthase, producing the protein MRYISTRDKNHSVLSYQAIIDGISPDGGLYVPDQLPRFSNEDLKRLAAMGYQDKAVFIFKTFLPEFFNDELSQCAAKSISRFEDNIVA